One Brassica napus cultivar Da-Ae chromosome C2, Da-Ae, whole genome shotgun sequence DNA window includes the following coding sequences:
- the LOC125581338 gene encoding protein SINE2-like — translation MGRNLGSAFRQELADLDKDPDTNKTAMSNLRTILKDLDSKALHVFLTQISETKEIGSDSGGYTVSLFEDLTRSHGVKIAPHVETIMPVIVRTLSSCGGALSVQQACSKAVAVHCTTREQRAAKAVQ, via the coding sequence ATGGGGAGAAACCTCGGTTCAGCGTTTAGGCAAGAGTTGGCTGATCTTGACAAAGATCCAGATACTAACAAGACTGCGATGAGCAACTTGAGAACCATTCTGAAAGATTTAGATTCAAAAGCTCTACATGTGTTCCTCACTCAAATTTCTGAAACCAAAGAGATCGGTTCTGACTCTGGTGGCTACACAGTCTCTCTCTTCGAAGACCTTACACGTTCCCACGGAGTCAAAATCGCTCCCCACGTGGAAACCATCATGCCGGTTATCGTACGGACGCTGAGCTCTTGTGGAGGGGCGTTAAGTGTCCAACAGGCTTGCTCAAAGGCTGTAGCTGTTCACTGTACTACTAGAGAACAGAGAGCAGCTAAGGCAGTACAGTGA